In Herbaspirillum sp. WKF16, one genomic interval encodes:
- a CDS encoding gamma-glutamyltransferase family protein — translation MLYSKTCIGGMVTAPHHLAAQAGANVLREGGNAVEAMVAAAAAIAVVYPHMNGIGGDGFWVISEPGREPVAIQACGQSAALATKDFYASHGDSSIPTRGPRAALTVAGAVGGWAAALDYAQRFGRALPLQALLADAIRHAQTGVPVTRSQHELTRDKWAELKDQPGFAATYAAHGIPEQGAVLKQAELGATLSRLAEAGLDDFYRGDLAATIAAGLEAAGSPLRAGDLAAYRAQVLQPLMVQLKSGRVYNLPPPTQGVSALMIIGLFDRLGIKEADGFEHIHGLVEATKRAFILRNRHVTDPAHMSVDAASWLLAEALDREAAQIHPRNAAPWPHPAKPGDTIWMGAADAQGRVVSYIQSIFWEFGSGVVAPSTGIVWQNRGASFTLDEGANQLQPGKLPFHTLNPSLARLNDGRTLAYGTMGGEGQPQTQAAVFTRHVLFGQNLQAAVSAPRWLLGRTWGDVSTNLKLEGRVPAATVEALRRAGHDVQVVEDYTDMMGHAGAVCVHPDGVIEGATDPRADGICAGV, via the coding sequence CGGCGATCGCCGTCGTCTATCCGCACATGAACGGCATCGGCGGCGACGGCTTCTGGGTGATCAGCGAACCCGGCCGCGAACCCGTGGCGATCCAGGCCTGCGGGCAGTCGGCCGCGCTGGCGACCAAGGATTTCTACGCGTCGCATGGCGACAGCAGCATTCCCACGCGAGGACCGCGCGCCGCATTGACGGTGGCCGGCGCCGTCGGCGGCTGGGCGGCCGCGCTCGACTACGCGCAGCGCTTCGGCCGCGCCTTACCGTTGCAGGCGCTGCTGGCCGACGCCATCCGCCACGCGCAAACCGGCGTGCCGGTGACCCGCTCGCAGCACGAACTCACGCGCGACAAATGGGCCGAGCTGAAAGACCAGCCGGGCTTCGCCGCCACCTATGCCGCACACGGCATCCCCGAGCAGGGCGCGGTGCTGAAACAGGCCGAGCTCGGCGCCACCCTGAGCCGGCTGGCCGAGGCCGGGCTCGACGATTTCTATCGCGGCGACCTGGCAGCGACCATCGCCGCCGGGCTCGAAGCCGCCGGCAGCCCGCTGCGCGCGGGCGACCTCGCCGCCTATCGCGCGCAGGTGCTGCAGCCGCTGATGGTGCAGCTCAAGTCGGGTCGCGTGTACAACCTGCCGCCGCCGACGCAGGGCGTGTCGGCGCTGATGATCATCGGCCTGTTCGATCGCCTGGGCATCAAGGAGGCGGACGGCTTTGAACATATCCATGGCCTGGTGGAAGCGACCAAGCGCGCCTTCATCCTGCGCAACCGGCACGTCACCGACCCCGCCCACATGAGCGTGGATGCGGCCAGCTGGCTGCTGGCCGAGGCGCTGGACCGGGAGGCGGCCCAGATCCATCCGCGCAACGCCGCGCCATGGCCGCATCCGGCCAAGCCGGGCGATACCATCTGGATGGGCGCGGCCGATGCGCAGGGACGCGTGGTCAGCTATATCCAGAGCATCTTCTGGGAGTTCGGCAGCGGCGTGGTGGCGCCTTCCACCGGCATCGTCTGGCAAAACCGGGGCGCCAGCTTCACGCTGGACGAGGGCGCCAACCAGCTGCAGCCGGGCAAGCTGCCGTTCCATACCTTGAACCCCTCGCTGGCGCGCCTCAACGACGGCCGCACCCTGGCCTACGGCACCATGGGCGGAGAAGGGCAGCCGCAGACGCAGGCGGCGGTGTTCACGCGCCACGTGCTGTTCGGCCAGAACCTGCAGGCCGCGGTCAGCGCGCCGCGCTGGCTGCTGGGCCGCACCTGGGGCGACGTCTCCACCAACCTGAAATTGGAAGGCCGCGTCCCGGCCGCCACCGTCGAGGCGCTGCGCCGCGCCGGCCACGATGTGCAGGTGGTGGAGGACTACACCGACATGATGGGGCACGCCGGCGCGGTGTGCGTGCATCCGGACGGCGTCATCGAAGGCGCCACCGATCCGCGCGCCGACGGCATCTGCGCCGGCGTCTGA